attttgaatAACATATATATACTTGTACTCTTACTTGTCAAAAGTGTTTTGACTAATCTTTGTAACAAATAAACACATACATATATGAACCAGGttcataaaataaaagtaaaattaTACCATGGATTCTCTTCATTATTTGTCTAACATCCGGTTTCTCGTACCACCTATATTGTTTGTTTTGCCTGTGAAAAGCTAAAAAATTTGTGTTTGGTTGTGTTAGTGGAGACTTCCCAGTAAGTTACCCATCTATTACTACCCTTAACTAGGCAcacttaaatataaattattcATCTTCTTCATAGCCATTGCCCCCAATACACAATGACGATTTTTGAGGTGGGGCATTTCTTATGGTCTGGTATCTCTCCCGGGATAcagtttgtgaaaaagaaggctTATAAATCTGTGACGAATTTTACTGTGTTAAatgtataaataataaaataaaaaatgtggTAAATTCTTGATTGCTTCCGACCCAACCATGACTACCGTTTGTGCAAGTCTCCATCATCCAGCCTCCATCATCCAGCCCAAACCCAACAACTGTTATTGAATTTAGTTCTGGCCCAGGAGAAAATGGGACAACAAAGAATAACATAAGACATTTGTTACTCTTAATGTCTTACAAGTAACTAACGATCCAACAAAATAATTCAACACTTACATTAAATTCTCCAAACAAACAAACTGTGATTTGTCTTGAATCTGACCAGTTCTGATTGAAAACCCGGTTTGTTAAGCAGTAGCCCGTAAATAGACACCGATACTATCTATATAATAGCTGGCAGTGCCATAAAATCCAGCAAACGAACCTTTGCTCCATGGCACAGAGAAACTAGTCCTTGTTACACGACCAAAAGGTCCATGGCTTCTTTTGTTTGTTATAAAACACAAAGATGAAATTGTCTTCCCACCACATGTACCCGATGAGACCCCAAATGTACCATTCATTCCAATAATTTCCTCATCCCAAGCAAGGCTAACCTGAGAAATAAAAAAATTCTACCCATCAGGTACAAGTACAACTAAACGGGTTTATTGATCTTGCTAGATTTTGAATCATACCTCGGATACTGCTGTTCCATCCTTATAACCACCAGCCTTGTTGGAAACATGCGCAGAACCCATACAATCTTCACTAGTAAACGTAAGGGATGATATCATATCTCCATGATCTATAGTTATCTTCGTCAACTTAAAATTTTCCTCGAGACAAAATGACCATCTATATTGTGGGCCCGTGTGAAACTCTGTTCCCCATAATCCAACCCGTGCGGTTTCTTGAGAAGCCTTCAAATAAACACCGATGCCATCAatataataaccagcaagaccataAAATCCACCAAATGAACCTTTGTTCCATGGTACATCAAAAGGAGTCCCAATTGTTTGGCCAAAAGGCCCGTGAGTCGTTTTGTTCGTTATGAAAGACAACGATGATATTATTGTGTAACCAGCATATGTCCCGGTTGATACCCCGACTGTTCCATTTATACCAATTATCTCCTCATCAAAATCAAGTGTAACCTAAGCAACCACAGGAGATAAAGAGAATTAATTTATATAAACTAAGAAACTTTGACAGGAACACTTCATTTTCTATAACCATTAATGATCATATAAAATTTTACCTCAGATTCTTCATTTCCACCATTCCAACCACCAAATTTTTTGGAATCATTAAAAGTTCCCCTATCATCTTCAGTAGTAAACATAAGGGAAAATATTAGATCACCGTGATCTATGGTTATCTTCTTGAGCTTATGATTATTCTCGAGTCGAAAAGACCAATGATTATGTGGAGATCCTTTTGATTTTGTTCCCCATATTCCCACTTGTGCTACTTCTTTACCAATCTTGCAGAAAATATAAATATACAAGTTCAAATATATACAAGTAAAATAGTTACGAAAAAATGAAGTCAATGCGGAGCTAAGACCATAAAACCAAAGCCCCACCCACACTTTCATTCTAATCAAGTGAATTTCTATTTATACCTGTTTCCCAACACTGAAATCACACATATGGAGGATAATATTGTGTGTGCTTGTTTTGAAGTAAGGGATCAAGCTTAAATTCAAAACTTAAACAAACAAGAACCTAGTTATAATTTAAATCGAAAACTGAAGCAAAAGGTGAATCGGGTAGAAAAACCTGAAATATTTGGGACGGGTAAGGGGGGTATCTAGATATCAGATTTTTTTAAACATTACAGGTTTTATACTGAAATCAAATATATCAATATACCATATactcataaaa
This is a stretch of genomic DNA from Helianthus annuus cultivar XRQ/B chromosome 16, HanXRQr2.0-SUNRISE, whole genome shotgun sequence. It encodes these proteins:
- the LOC110936334 gene encoding agglutinin; the encoded protein is MDTSWMSEPRSSTAFLKGLGEFLDVECKKNANGAGEIKCPCVKCTNNLSVTRDKATQHIICNGIMKGYNADHLQIGKEVAQVGIWGTKSKGSPHNHWSFRLENNHKLKKITIDHGDLIFSLMFTTEDDRGTFNDSKKFGGWNGGNEESEVTLDFDEEIIGINGTVGVSTGTYAGYTIISSLSFITNKTTHGPFGQTIGTPFDVPWNKGSFGGFYGLAGYYIDGIGVYLKASQETARVGLWGTEFHTGPQYRWSFCLEENFKLTKITIDHGDMISSLTFTSEDCMGSAHVSNKAGGYKDGTAVSEVSLAWDEEIIGMNGTFGVSSGTCGGKTISSLCFITNKRSHGPFGRVTRTSFSVPWSKGSFAGFYGTASYYIDSIGVYLRATA